In one window of Zingiber officinale cultivar Zhangliang chromosome 11A, Zo_v1.1, whole genome shotgun sequence DNA:
- the LOC122032117 gene encoding putative calcium-binding protein CML19, whose protein sequence is MFCVSKSQRGKQEKTEEAPQPSPIAQSVSKSSSSLRQVFCHFDENDDGKISATELQSCMRSIGEELSHEDAVAVVESSDSDGDGLLGFDDFVRLVEGDDGEEKEKEKTLREAFEVYQETGDACITPRSLRRALGKLGATKNVEECRIMIRQFDINGDGVITFDEFRIMIQ, encoded by the coding sequence ATGTTTTGCGTCTCGAAATCGCAGCGCGGGAAACAGGAGAAAACAGAGGAGGCGCCGCAGCCTTCGCCAATCGCGCAGAGCGTTTCCAAGTCGTCGTCGTCGTTGCGGCAGGTTTTCTGCCACTTTGACGAGAACGACGACGGGAAGATCTCGGCGACGGAGCTGCAGAGCTGCATGCGGTCGATAGGGGAGGAGCTGTCGCACGAGGACGCGGTGGCGGTGGTGGAGTCGAGCGATAGCGACGGCGACGGCTTGCTGGGGTTCGACGACTTCGTGAGGCTGGTGGAAGGGGATGATggcgaggagaaggagaaggagaagacttTGAGGGAGGCGTTCGAGGTGTACCAGGAGACCGGCGACGCCTGCATCACGCCGAGGAGTCTGCGCCGTGCGCTGGGGAAGCTCGGGGCGACGAAGAACGTGGAGGAGTGCAGGATCATGATCCGGCAGTTCGATATAAACGGCGATGGAGTCATCACTTTCGATGAATTCCGCATAATGATACAGTAA